One segment of Streptomyces sp. YIM 121038 DNA contains the following:
- a CDS encoding roadblock/LC7 domain-containing protein yields MNHEALATEMRGLREQLAGVTDTAVAAVDGLLIVSDTDEAIDADSLAALAAAGLGLSQRMVAMTGRGVLRSAVSYGSRGCAAVYAVGDNALFVVLGDEGLDLDRLHRESQPVLKRIDTILTSGA; encoded by the coding sequence ATGAACCACGAGGCACTGGCGACGGAGATGCGGGGGCTGCGCGAACAGCTCGCGGGCGTCACGGACACGGCCGTGGCGGCGGTCGACGGGCTGCTCATCGTGTCCGACACGGACGAGGCGATCGACGCCGACAGCCTCGCCGCGCTCGCCGCGGCCGGCCTGGGCCTCTCCCAGCGCATGGTCGCGATGACCGGGCGGGGCGTGCTGCGCAGCGCGGTGTCGTACGGCAGCCGGGGCTGTGCGGCGGTGTACGCGGTCGGGGACAACGCCCTGTTCGTCGTCCTGGGGGACGAGGGCCTCGACCTGGACCGGCTGCACCGCGAGTCGCAGCCGGTCCTGAAGCGGATCGACACCATCCTGACGAGCGGGGCGTGA
- a CDS encoding roadblock/LC7 domain-containing protein: protein MAVEPDVLDELARLRARVPRLTGALAADTGGRVLARDAADEGAQRLAALTVDALLAALRLADAAGQGRAGELLVRGEGGYVAAYTAGPTAVLTLLAEPRVNVGRLHLEGRRAGARIGELLDGALERLEDT from the coding sequence ATGGCGGTGGAACCCGACGTGCTCGACGAACTCGCCCGGCTGCGGGCCCGGGTCCCGCGGCTGACCGGTGCCCTCGCGGCCGACACGGGCGGCCGCGTGCTCGCCCGGGACGCCGCGGACGAGGGGGCCCAGCGTCTTGCCGCCCTCACCGTGGACGCCCTCCTGGCCGCCCTGCGGCTCGCGGACGCCGCGGGCCAGGGGCGGGCGGGAGAGCTGCTCGTCCGGGGCGAGGGGGGCTACGTAGCGGCGTACACGGCGGGCCCCACCGCCGTCCTGACCCTCCTCGCGGAGCCGCGCGTCAACGTGGGCCGGCTCCATCTGGAGGGCCGCCGGGCCGGCGCCCGGATCGGGGAACTGCTCGACGGGGCGCTCGAACGACTGGAGGACACCTGA
- a CDS encoding DUF1707 domain-containing protein, with amino-acid sequence MRASDADRERVAEVLREALAEGRLDMDEFNERVDTAYRARTYGDLAPLTRDLPAAGAVAPAPKTSLVKRSADDDSTEIDWAERVVVGAEPTSSGAFALWSGFNRKGGWTIGRLFTSFAMWGGGEIDLREARFAERDVVIRCFTIMGGIQVTVPPELNVTVKGFGIMGGFGDDATGEGTPGSPRVTVTGFALMGGVGVERKLRKAERQRLKEQRRQERLEEREARRLHHRERHELRHRRPEDHHRGIRGGDGQ; translated from the coding sequence CTGCGCGCCTCCGACGCCGACCGCGAGCGCGTCGCCGAAGTCCTGCGCGAGGCCCTCGCCGAGGGCCGCCTCGACATGGACGAGTTCAACGAGCGGGTGGACACGGCGTACCGCGCCCGTACGTACGGCGACCTCGCGCCGCTCACCCGGGACCTGCCCGCGGCCGGCGCGGTCGCCCCCGCCCCCAAGACGTCCCTGGTCAAGCGGTCCGCCGACGACGACTCGACGGAGATCGACTGGGCGGAGCGCGTCGTCGTGGGCGCCGAGCCCACCTCCAGCGGCGCCTTCGCCCTCTGGAGCGGCTTCAACCGCAAGGGCGGCTGGACCATCGGGCGGCTCTTCACCTCGTTCGCGATGTGGGGCGGCGGCGAGATCGACCTGCGCGAGGCGCGCTTCGCCGAGCGCGACGTCGTGATCCGCTGCTTCACGATCATGGGCGGCATCCAGGTCACCGTGCCGCCCGAACTGAACGTCACCGTCAAGGGCTTCGGCATCATGGGCGGCTTCGGCGACGACGCCACGGGCGAGGGCACCCCCGGCTCCCCGCGGGTGACCGTCACCGGCTTCGCCCTGATGGGCGGCGTCGGCGTCGAGCGCAAGCTCCGCAAGGCCGAGCGCCAGCGCCTGAAGGAGCAGCGCCGCCAGGAGCGGCTCGAGGAGCGGGAGGCCCGGCGCCTCCACCACCGGGAGCGCCACGAGCTCCGCCACCGGCGGCCGGAGGACCACCACCGCGGCATCCGGGGCGGGGACGGGCAGTAG
- a CDS encoding DEAD/DEAH box helicase: MSRRPQKPNRRASSAKTSSSRSSKSSASSAPPARDFRLPENTTPALPAVEGFADLDMPSGLLKTLTAQGVTTPFPIQAATLPNSIAGRDLLGRGRTGSGKTLAFGLALLTRTAGLRAEPKAPLALVLVPTRELAQQVTDALTPYATAVNLRLATVVGGLSITKQAATIRRGAEVLVATPGRLNDLVERGDCVLGDVRVTVLDEADQMTDMGFLPQITKLVERVRPDGQRLLFSATLDRNIDRLVQRFLTDPVVHSVDPSAGAVTTMEHHVLHVQDETDKKAVTTRIAARDGRVILFIDTKRAADRLAKRLLAVGVRAAALHGGRSQPQRNRTLEQFKNGQVTALVATNVAARGIHVDDLDLVVNVDPPADHKDYLHRGGRTARAGDSGSVVTLVLPEQKRDITRLMSDAGIRPRTSRVTSSDTELADITGAREPSGVAVTIEVPQPQAPASGRADGASGSDSRRRSSRRRRGGGGAKAATGTATGTTGTAGGRGSERRASGGTTAGAASGRGSGRRSAAGAASGNAGRGSGRRTAAGGAKGGAGTGRQGGRRDSAA, translated from the coding sequence ATGTCCCGCAGGCCCCAGAAGCCGAACCGGCGCGCGTCGTCGGCCAAGACGTCCTCGTCCAGGTCGTCCAAGTCGTCCGCGTCCTCGGCGCCGCCCGCGAGGGATTTCCGGCTGCCGGAGAACACGACACCCGCACTCCCCGCCGTCGAGGGCTTCGCCGATCTGGACATGCCTTCGGGCCTGCTCAAGACCCTCACCGCGCAGGGGGTGACCACCCCCTTCCCCATCCAGGCCGCCACGCTGCCCAACTCGATCGCCGGGCGCGACCTCCTCGGCCGCGGCCGCACCGGATCCGGCAAGACGCTCGCCTTCGGGCTCGCGCTGCTGACCCGCACGGCCGGCCTCCGCGCCGAGCCCAAGGCGCCCCTCGCCCTCGTCCTCGTACCCACGCGTGAGCTCGCCCAGCAGGTCACGGACGCGCTGACCCCCTACGCGACGGCGGTGAACCTCCGCCTCGCCACCGTGGTCGGCGGCCTCTCCATCACCAAGCAGGCCGCCACGATCCGGCGCGGCGCCGAGGTCCTCGTGGCGACCCCCGGCCGGCTCAACGACCTCGTGGAGCGCGGGGACTGCGTGCTCGGTGACGTCCGCGTCACGGTGCTCGACGAGGCCGACCAGATGACCGACATGGGCTTCCTGCCGCAGATCACCAAGCTGGTCGAGCGCGTGCGGCCCGACGGTCAGCGCCTGCTCTTCTCGGCCACCCTGGACCGGAACATCGACCGCCTGGTGCAGCGGTTCCTGACCGACCCGGTGGTGCACTCCGTGGACCCGTCCGCGGGCGCGGTGACCACCATGGAGCACCACGTGCTCCACGTTCAGGACGAGACCGACAAGAAGGCCGTCACCACGCGCATCGCGGCCCGCGACGGCCGGGTGATCCTCTTCATCGACACCAAGCGCGCCGCGGACCGGCTCGCCAAGCGGCTCCTCGCCGTGGGCGTGCGCGCGGCGGCCCTGCACGGCGGCCGCTCCCAGCCGCAGCGCAACCGCACCCTGGAGCAGTTCAAGAACGGGCAGGTCACCGCCCTGGTGGCGACGAACGTCGCGGCCCGGGGCATACACGTCGACGACCTCGACCTCGTCGTGAACGTCGATCCGCCGGCCGACCACAAGGACTATCTGCACCGCGGCGGCCGCACGGCCCGCGCCGGTGACTCCGGCAGCGTGGTCACGCTGGTCCTGCCCGAGCAGAAGCGGGACATCACCCGGCTCATGTCGGACGCGGGCATCCGCCCCCGGACCAGCCGCGTCACGTCGAGCGACACGGAGCTGGCCGACATCACCGGCGCCCGCGAGCCCTCCGGCGTGGCCGTCACCATCGAGGTCCCGCAGCCCCAGGCACCCGCCTCCGGCCGCGCCGACGGGGCGTCCGGCTCCGATTCCCGCAGGCGGTCCAGCCGCCGGCGCCGCGGTGGCGGCGGGGCGAAGGCCGCGACGGGCACCGCGACCGGCACCACGGGCACGGCCGGAGGCCGGGGCTCGGAGCGCCGGGCGTCCGGCGGGACGACGGCGGGCGCGGCCTCCGGCCGTGGCTCCGGCCGCCGGTCCGCCGCCGGTGCCGCCTCCGGCAACGCCGGGCGCGGTTCCGGACGGCGTACGGCGGCGGGCGGCGCCAAGGGCGGCGCGGGCACCGGCCGCCAGGGCGGCCGCCGGGACTCCGCGGCCTAG
- a CDS encoding transcriptional regulator → MNATAPPTAQTALPSRCSTLQRLAAEGATGALLRDTGTLYLTEGRVSHAESASAPGVDVLLVAGGRLPRAVWDEAAGRAGPRRQVGSHLVAEGHLTPGELEICLLTALYDAALFALAPGGGPTRFRRGVGHGIGTVRPVPAAAVEREARRRRRLLDSAWPGPAIDTAPLVRRPGPPGGSVPRRQRALLDLADGRRTPGDLSRLLGRPVFHVLLEVRRLAVAGLIDPPRPPPPEPDAPDVPPRDSPAARSFGTDGFTPPDVALLRRVRDALEAL, encoded by the coding sequence GTGAACGCCACCGCGCCGCCGACGGCGCAGACGGCCCTGCCCTCGCGCTGCTCGACGCTCCAGCGCCTGGCCGCGGAGGGCGCCACGGGCGCGCTGCTGCGCGACACCGGGACGCTGTACCTCACCGAGGGCCGGGTCAGCCACGCCGAGAGCGCGTCGGCCCCCGGCGTCGACGTCCTGCTCGTCGCGGGCGGGCGGCTGCCGCGCGCGGTCTGGGACGAGGCCGCGGGGCGGGCGGGCCCCCGGCGGCAGGTCGGCAGCCATCTGGTCGCCGAGGGCCACCTCACCCCTGGGGAGCTGGAGATCTGCCTGCTCACCGCCTTGTACGACGCCGCGCTCTTCGCCCTGGCCCCGGGCGGCGGGCCCACCCGGTTCCGGCGCGGCGTCGGCCACGGCATCGGCACGGTGCGGCCCGTGCCCGCCGCCGCCGTGGAGCGGGAGGCCCGGCGGCGCAGACGACTGCTCGACAGCGCCTGGCCGGGCCCGGCCATCGACACGGCGCCGCTGGTGCGGCGGCCGGGGCCGCCCGGCGGGAGCGTGCCGCGCCGCCAGCGCGCCCTGCTCGACCTGGCCGACGGCCGCCGCACCCCGGGCGATCTGTCGCGGCTGCTCGGCAGGCCGGTCTTCCACGTCCTGCTCGAGGTGCGCCGCCTGGCCGTCGCGGGGCTGATCGACCCGCCGCGCCCGCCGCCGCCCGAGCCGGACGCCCCCGACGTCCCGCCCCGGGACTCCCCCGCCGCCCGCTCCTTCGGGACGGACGGCTTCACCCCGCCCGACGTCGCGCTGCTGCGCCGGGTCCGCGACGCCCTGGAGGCCCTGTGA
- a CDS encoding cold-shock protein, which produces MAQGTVKWFNSEKGFGFIEQDGGGPDVFAHYSNIATQGFRELQEGQRVSFDVTQGQKGPQAENIVPA; this is translated from the coding sequence ATGGCACAGGGAACCGTGAAGTGGTTCAACTCGGAAAAGGGCTTCGGCTTCATCGAGCAGGACGGCGGCGGCCCCGACGTCTTCGCCCACTACTCGAACATCGCCACCCAGGGCTTCCGTGAGCTCCAGGAGGGCCAGCGCGTCTCCTTCGACGTGACGCAGGGCCAGAAGGGCCCGCAGGCGGAGAACATCGTCCCCGCCTGA
- a CDS encoding SGNH/GDSL hydrolase family protein — MTKRHGYALLAALLAVTLVVSAAIYLGVTGADDTGDASGAGPRTPRNSAAPASAGTWVGTWSASPAGAEPGTRAHGLAGRTVRNVVHTSVGGDGARVTLSNLYGSRPLTVTHASLAVAAGAGSPAAAADTLRRLTFRGETSVVIPPGRQVISDAARLRVPHDADLLVTTYSPTPSGPVTYHPHARQISYVADGDRTEDATGAAYHEQSPYWRYVSAVDVLSSDTDGTVVVIGDSITDGITSTMGANRRWTDVLADRLRDEAGAPRYSVVNQGISGNRVLSDGRPARSADAPANNPSGLSRFDRDVLGRSGAKAVVIALGINDILRNPRQTDAQRILDGLRELTRQAHTRGLRVVGATLMPFGGHRGYAPALEAVRQSVNAEIRSGRVFDDFVDFDKALRDPYDPRRLLGRYDSGDSLHPSDAGFRRMGEAFDLGDLKGSGAAEL; from the coding sequence ATGACCAAGCGTCACGGTTATGCACTGCTGGCCGCTTTGCTCGCGGTCACCCTGGTCGTATCGGCGGCCATATACCTCGGCGTCACGGGCGCCGACGACACCGGGGACGCGTCCGGCGCGGGCCCCCGCACACCGCGCAACTCCGCGGCCCCCGCCTCCGCGGGCACCTGGGTCGGGACCTGGTCCGCGTCCCCGGCGGGCGCCGAGCCCGGCACGCGGGCGCACGGCCTCGCGGGCCGCACCGTGCGCAACGTGGTGCACACCAGCGTGGGCGGCGACGGCGCCCGCGTCACCCTCTCGAACCTGTACGGCAGCCGGCCGCTGACCGTCACGCACGCCTCCCTCGCGGTGGCCGCCGGGGCCGGCAGCCCGGCCGCGGCCGCCGACACGCTGCGCCGCCTCACCTTCCGCGGCGAGACGTCCGTCGTCATCCCGCCCGGCCGCCAGGTGATCAGCGACGCGGCGCGCCTGCGCGTCCCGCACGACGCGGACCTGCTGGTCACCACGTACTCGCCGACGCCCTCGGGCCCGGTGACGTACCACCCGCACGCCCGCCAGATCTCCTACGTGGCCGACGGCGACCGGACCGAGGACGCGACCGGGGCGGCGTACCACGAGCAGAGCCCGTACTGGCGGTACGTCTCCGCCGTGGACGTCCTCAGCAGCGACACGGACGGCACGGTCGTCGTCATCGGGGACTCGATCACCGACGGCATCACGTCCACCATGGGCGCCAACCGCCGCTGGACCGACGTGCTCGCGGACCGGCTGCGCGACGAGGCGGGCGCGCCGCGCTACAGCGTCGTCAACCAGGGCATCAGCGGCAACCGCGTCCTGTCCGACGGGCGCCCCGCCCGCTCCGCGGACGCCCCCGCGAACAACCCCAGCGGCCTGTCCCGCTTCGACCGCGACGTCCTCGGCCGCAGCGGCGCCAAGGCCGTCGTCATCGCCCTCGGCATCAACGACATCCTGCGCAACCCGCGGCAGACCGATGCCCAGCGCATCCTCGACGGGCTGCGGGAGCTGACCCGCCAGGCCCACACCCGCGGCCTGCGCGTCGTCGGCGCCACGCTCATGCCCTTCGGCGGCCACCGGGGCTACGCCCCCGCCCTGGAGGCGGTGCGGCAGTCCGTCAACGCCGAGATCCGCTCGGGGCGGGTCTTCGACGACTTCGTGGACTTCGACAAGGCCCTGCGCGACCCGTACGACCCCCGCAGGCTCCTCGGCCGCTACGACTCGGGCGACAGCCTCCACCCCAGCGACGCGGGCTTCCGCCGCATGGGCGAGGCCTTCGACCTGGGGGACCTGAAGGGGTCCGGCGCGGCCGAGCTGTGA
- a CDS encoding ABC transporter ATP-binding protein, with protein MDTDAFITLDGVEKVFDVRRKTGFLRRERHQVRAVDGITFRVPRGEMVGYIGPNGAGKSTTIKMLTGILTPSGGRLRVAGIDPARERTRLARHIGVVFGQRTTLWWDLPLIDSYRLMHRMYRIPDARFAENLDRCVELLDLGALLDVPVRQLSLGQRMRGDIAAALLHDPEVLYLDEPTIGLDVVSKAKVRGFLRDLNAESGTTVLLTTHDLTDIEQLCERVMVIDHGRLMYDGPLDGLHEAGQSERMLIVDLEHELPPLEVESARVVRTEGPRQWLAFPADASAAPLVAAVAERYPLLDLSVREPDIEAVIAKMYADRGTS; from the coding sequence GTGGACACCGACGCGTTCATCACCCTCGACGGCGTCGAGAAGGTCTTCGACGTCCGCAGGAAGACCGGCTTCCTGCGCCGCGAGCGGCACCAGGTGCGGGCCGTGGACGGCATCACCTTCCGGGTGCCGCGCGGCGAGATGGTCGGCTACATCGGGCCGAACGGCGCGGGCAAGTCGACCACCATCAAGATGCTCACCGGCATCCTCACGCCCAGCGGCGGCCGGCTGCGGGTCGCGGGCATCGACCCGGCCCGCGAACGCACCCGCCTGGCCCGGCACATCGGCGTCGTCTTCGGCCAGCGCACCACGCTGTGGTGGGACCTGCCGCTCATCGACTCGTACCGCCTGATGCACCGGATGTACCGGATTCCTGACGCCCGGTTCGCCGAGAACCTCGACCGCTGTGTCGAACTCCTGGACCTGGGCGCCCTGTTGGACGTCCCCGTGCGCCAGCTCTCGCTCGGCCAGCGCATGCGCGGCGACATCGCGGCGGCGCTCCTGCACGACCCGGAGGTCCTCTACCTGGACGAGCCGACCATCGGCCTCGACGTGGTCAGCAAGGCCAAGGTCCGCGGCTTCCTGCGCGATCTGAACGCCGAGTCCGGCACCACGGTCCTGCTCACCACCCACGACCTCACCGACATCGAGCAGCTCTGCGAGCGCGTCATGGTCATCGACCACGGGCGCCTGATGTACGACGGCCCGCTCGACGGCCTCCACGAGGCGGGCCAGAGCGAGCGCATGCTGATCGTGGACCTGGAGCACGAACTCCCGCCCCTGGAGGTCGAGTCGGCGCGGGTCGTGCGCACCGAGGGCCCCCGGCAGTGGCTGGCCTTCCCCGCGGACGCCTCCGCGGCCCCGCTGGTCGCCGCGGTCGCCGAGCGCTACCCGCTGCTCGACCTCTCCGTGCGCGAGCCGGACATCGAGGCCGTCATCGCCAAGATGTACGCCGACCGGGGGACCTCGTAG
- a CDS encoding ABC-2 family transporter protein encodes MCVRTGRFRLYAAVAGGNFRRFATYRMATLAGVFTNTVFGVILAYTYKALWDERPGLGGYDQAQALTYVWLGQALLMTVAAMGGGFEADLMERIRTGDVATDLHRPADLQAWWLASDLGRAAFHLLGRGVVPMIFGALAFQLALPRSPLTWLATLLAVFLGVVVSFALRYLVALSAFWLLDGAGVAQISWLAGTFFSGMLLPLNVFPGALGEIARALPWSALLQVPADVFLGKHTGTGLLAIYAFQAAWAAALLAVGRLLQGVATRRVVVQGG; translated from the coding sequence ATGTGCGTGAGAACAGGACGGTTCCGCTTGTACGCGGCCGTCGCCGGAGGAAACTTCCGGAGATTCGCCACATACCGGATGGCGACGCTGGCGGGTGTGTTCACCAACACGGTGTTCGGGGTGATCCTGGCCTACACCTACAAAGCCCTCTGGGACGAGAGACCCGGACTAGGAGGATACGACCAGGCGCAGGCGCTCACGTACGTCTGGCTCGGTCAGGCCCTCCTGATGACCGTCGCGGCGATGGGCGGCGGCTTCGAGGCGGACCTGATGGAGCGCATCCGCACCGGCGACGTGGCGACCGATCTCCACCGGCCCGCCGACCTCCAGGCGTGGTGGCTCGCGAGCGATCTGGGCCGGGCCGCGTTCCACCTTCTGGGCCGTGGGGTGGTGCCGATGATTTTCGGGGCGCTCGCCTTCCAACTCGCGCTGCCGCGATCTCCGTTGACCTGGCTCGCGACGCTCCTCGCGGTGTTCCTCGGCGTCGTCGTCAGCTTCGCCCTGCGCTATCTCGTGGCGCTCAGCGCCTTCTGGCTCCTGGACGGCGCGGGCGTGGCCCAGATCTCCTGGCTCGCGGGCACGTTCTTCTCCGGCATGCTGCTGCCCCTGAACGTCTTCCCCGGCGCCCTCGGCGAGATCGCCCGGGCCCTGCCCTGGTCGGCGCTGCTCCAGGTGCCCGCGGACGTGTTCCTGGGCAAGCACACGGGCACCGGGCTCCTCGCGATCTACGCCTTCCAGGCCGCCTGGGCGGCGGCGCTGCTCGCCGTCGGACGGCTGCTCCAGGGCGTGGCGACCCGACGGGTGGTGGTCCAGGGTGGCTGA
- a CDS encoding ABC transporter permease: MGPLGRAREGVRAYRLITAMWIRSTMAYRASFALTAFGNFAATALDFVAILLMFSQVDRLGGYGLGEIAFLYGAASTAFGVADLAMGSMERLGTRVRDGTLDTLLVRPVPVLAQVAADRFALRRLGRITQGLLVLAYAFWSVDIAWTPLKVLLVPLMLISGAGIFAAVFVLGAAFQFVAQDASEVQNSVTYGGNTLLQYPPTVFADDLVRGVTFVVPIAFVNWLPGLYVLGRPAPLGLPEWAAFAPPLVALACLALAGLAWRAGLRSYRSTGS, from the coding sequence GTGGGGCCGCTCGGCAGGGCCCGCGAGGGCGTGCGCGCCTACCGCCTGATCACCGCCATGTGGATCCGCTCCACCATGGCGTACCGCGCCTCCTTCGCGCTGACGGCCTTCGGGAACTTCGCGGCGACCGCGCTCGACTTCGTCGCGATCCTGCTGATGTTCTCCCAGGTGGACCGGCTCGGCGGCTACGGCCTCGGCGAGATCGCCTTCCTGTACGGGGCGGCGTCCACCGCCTTCGGCGTGGCCGACCTCGCCATGGGCTCCATGGAGCGGCTCGGCACCCGGGTGCGCGACGGCACGCTCGACACCCTCCTGGTCCGCCCCGTGCCGGTCCTCGCGCAGGTCGCGGCCGACCGCTTCGCGCTGCGCCGCCTCGGCCGGATCACCCAGGGCCTGCTGGTCCTCGCGTACGCCTTCTGGAGCGTGGACATCGCCTGGACGCCCCTGAAGGTGCTGCTCGTGCCGCTGATGCTGATCAGCGGGGCCGGGATCTTCGCCGCCGTCTTCGTGCTCGGCGCGGCCTTCCAGTTCGTCGCCCAGGACGCCTCCGAGGTGCAGAACTCCGTCACGTACGGCGGCAACACGCTGCTCCAGTACCCGCCGACCGTCTTCGCCGACGACCTGGTGCGCGGGGTCACGTTCGTCGTCCCGATCGCCTTCGTGAACTGGCTGCCCGGCCTGTACGTCCTCGGCCGCCCGGCTCCGCTCGGCCTGCCGGAGTGGGCCGCCTTCGCCCCGCCGCTCGTGGCCCTCGCGTGTCTGGCGCTCGCGGGGCTCGCCTGGCGCGCGGGACTCCGTTCCTACCGCAGCACAGGGAGCTGA